From the genome of Thermaerobacter marianensis DSM 12885:
GCGCCACCACCAGGTAGTTGGGCAGCATGGTCACCTGCACGGGCACCAACATGCTGGCGACCACCGCGTAGAACAGGAACTCCCGGCCGGGGAAGCGGAACTGGGTGAACCCGTAGGCCGCCAGCGTGGCGGTCACCAGCTGCGCCGCCGTCACCAGCGCCGCCACCACCAGGGAATTGAAGAAGTACCGGGCGAAGGGAATCCGGTCCCAGACGTAGAGGAAGTTCGAGAGGGTCGGGCGGTGCGGGATCGGGCTGAGGAAGCTGGTGAAGATCTCGTCCTGGAACTTGAAGGCGGTGCCGACCATCCAGGCGATGGGCAACAGGCTGACGCCGCAAGCGACAATGAGCACCAGATGCCAGGGAAGTGCCTTCAAATGAACTTTTTGATCAGCTTTCATAGTGCACCCGCCTCTCCAACACCAGCGCCTGCAGCAGGATCAGGGGAAGGTAGAAGCCGAAGGCGAGGATCGCCACGGCCGCCGCCTCGCCCACCCGGAAGAACTGGAAGGCGTACTGATAGGTCAGGTAGACCAGGTTGGTGCTGCTCTCATTGGGACCACCGCCCGTGAGCATGTGCACGGGCACAAAGCTGTACTGCACCCCGGTGATGAGGGAGGTCACCACCAGGTACAGCAGGGTGGCCGAGGTCAGCGGCAACACGACGCGGCGGAAGATCTGGCCCTCCCGGGCCTTTTCGACCCGGGCGGCCTCCACCAGCTCGCCGGGGACGGCCATGAGGCCCGCCAAGTACACGATGAAGCTGTAACCGAAGGCCTTCCAGGCCGTCACGCCGACCACCGCCCACAGCGCCCAGCGGTGGTCGCTCAGCCAGGCCGGCGGATCGAGGCCGAGGGCCCGCAGGCCGACGTTGAAGGCGCCGATCAGGGGGTTGTAGAGCCACAGGAAGATCACCGACGCCACGGCCAGGGAGATCACCGTGGGCGTGAAAAGGACGGAGCGATAGACGGCCTGCCATCGCCGGGGGACCTGCATGATTCCGTAAGCCAGGAGCACGGGCACCGCGACGTTGGCCAGCAGAAGCCCTGCCCCGTAGAGCAGGGTGTTCCCCACGGCCACCCAGAACTCGCCGCTCCCCAGGATCTCCCGGTAGTTGCCGGCACCCGCCCAGTCCCGTTCCGGGCTCACCAGGTTCCAGTCGAACAGGCTGAGGGAGAAGGTCACCGCCAGGGGCCGGAAGACGAAGACCAGCAGCGGCAGCAGGGCCGGCAAGATGAACAGGTAGGG
Proteins encoded in this window:
- a CDS encoding carbohydrate ABC transporter permease, whose product is MRRHLTPYLFILPALLPLLVFVFRPLAVTFSLSLFDWNLVSPERDWAGAGNYREILGSGEFWVAVGNTLLYGAGLLLANVAVPVLLAYGIMQVPRRWQAVYRSVLFTPTVISLAVASVIFLWLYNPLIGAFNVGLRALGLDPPAWLSDHRWALWAVVGVTAWKAFGYSFIVYLAGLMAVPGELVEAARVEKAREGQIFRRVVLPLTSATLLYLVVTSLITGVQYSFVPVHMLTGGGPNESSTNLVYLTYQYAFQFFRVGEAAAVAILAFGFYLPLILLQALVLERRVHYES